In Acholeplasma equirhinis, the sequence TCTTGATAAACCGACAGTAAAAGAACTCAAAATTAAACATTTATTGATGATGGGTAGCGGTATTCAATCAGGACTCTCATTTAGAAACTTTTTAAGTGGTAATTGGGTTAGATTGTTCTTTAATCAAGAATTCCCGTATAAACCAGGCAGTTATTTTGCATATTGTTCTTTAACAAGTCATATGTTAAGTGAGATTGTAACAAAAGTGACAGGTATGACTTTAGAAGCATTCTTAAAAGAACATTTATTTAATAATTTAAATATTACTGATTATTCATGGGAACATTATGAAGGAAAAACAGTTGGTGGTGTTGGCCTTTCATTAAAAACATCAGATATGATGAAGGTTGGAAAAATGTTACTTCATGATGGGAATTATGAAGGGACCCAAATTATATCTAAAACTTATTTGGATCAAGCAACTAAACCACAAATTCTTAAACAAAACGTCATCGAATCAGACTTTACACCACATGCAGGTAAAGCTTATGGATATCAATTCCATGTTTCACCTAGAAGTTATCGTGCAGATGGTGCATTTGGTCAATTGATTATGGTATTCAAAAAAGAAAAAATAGTTGTCGTTGCAACCAGTCAGAACACACATTACGAAGCATTCTATACAGCTATTGATCAAAATTTAAACCTTAAACCAATTAAAAGTGATATAAGTTCAAAAAAATTGAATGAATATTTAACTACATTAACTTATCAAAAACAAGATTTTAAACGAATCACCTCAGCAAGAGACTTTGGAAATTATTTAGTCGCATCAAATGAATTAAAGATTAAAGAAGTCAATTTAATCAAAGGAATTTTAACATTTACTTATGAAGATGGAAGAGAAAACGAGTTTGATGTATTTAAAAATGGTGGAAAATACGGTAAGAGTCTATTCCTTAAAGACTATAAGATAGAAGAACTTAAACACTATATAGAAGTAACATGGGAAAAGGATAAACTTCACATGAGATTATTCTATATTGAAACACCTTATGTTGTTGATTACACCTTAGATTTTAAACCAACAAAAGTAGCACTAGAATTTAAAGTGAATGTGTCATTTTTCTATGATGGATTCAAAGTAATTGG encodes:
- a CDS encoding serine hydrolase domain-containing protein gives rise to the protein MENIRIKNLIEACEKHPEIQLIDMVIMQDDQVIFDWTKPPYQKDTKHLLFSVTKSFTSLAIGILCDQGKITVDDLVSDYFKEETKDLDKPTVKELKIKHLLMMGSGIQSGLSFRNFLSGNWVRLFFNQEFPYKPGSYFAYCSLTSHMLSEIVTKVTGMTLEAFLKEHLFNNLNITDYSWEHYEGKTVGGVGLSLKTSDMMKVGKMLLHDGNYEGTQIISKTYLDQATKPQILKQNVIESDFTPHAGKAYGYQFHVSPRSYRADGAFGQLIMVFKKEKIVVVATSQNTHYEAFYTAIDQNLNLKPIKSDISSKKLNEYLTTLTYQKQDFKRITSARDFGNYLVASNELKIKEVNLIKGILTFTYEDGRENEFDVFKNGGKYGKSLFLKDYKIEELKHYIEVTWEKDKLHMRLFYIETPYVVDYTLDFKPTKVALEFKVNVSFFYDGFKVIGAKI